Proteins found in one Maridesulfovibrio sp. genomic segment:
- a CDS encoding dinitrogenase iron-molybdenum cofactor biosynthesis protein gives MPHKIMIPLHNDEVAPRFDLAKDVLLAEFRAEGEVDERIIVLPQASADDLCALATSHNTDAVICGGVDDEHYQYLKWKGIEVFDDVIGPVKAVMQGYKDGKLFSGANFYTLQS, from the coding sequence ATGCCGCACAAGATAATGATTCCCTTGCATAACGATGAGGTTGCCCCCCGTTTTGATCTGGCAAAAGATGTCCTGCTGGCTGAATTTCGCGCCGAAGGTGAAGTTGACGAACGTATTATTGTTCTGCCGCAGGCTTCAGCTGATGATCTATGCGCATTGGCTACTTCCCATAATACAGATGCGGTTATCTGCGGCGGCGTTGACGATGAGCATTATCAATACCTGAAATGGAAGGGTATAGAGGTTTTTGATGATGTCATCGGTCCGGTGAAGGCTGTGATGCAGGGCTACAAAGATGGGAAACTCTTCAGCGGCGCTAATTTTTATACACTTCAGTCTTAG
- a CDS encoding transferase produces the protein MKQLNKLIDHVANRVNINLREPLVDVRPYIKDLLPEDSFALYYAFYSLTNTHPLMFNFRHSSIGGTYFLGKCKVNHSILYKSDIRGDELKRKGSIVEINGQKIKLRDDEVIKIRDSFLMKTLVHNNSHDPENLECFKISNTVSLHYANIHGTSVEGCFLEPFSSVDLSICHDCAVGAYSYVQAGELSHKRIKPGRVWVKSDGAFEFNYQFPKEVLSKYIRMENNRPKGIFMDFFDERKEDFVPIYSSVKPEALVFVPDGASVSPYAVIKGNCKVAKNVLVAQRAYIENSDLGPGANAQENCYIINSEYEGNDVTAHGGKVIYCCLGKQVFVGFNSFLNGKENAKIEIGSGSIIMPHTIIDSSEPIKIPDNSLVWGYVSKQEDLEMHSILLSDFAAIKGQFRLGNLTFEGIGSKFVDGFRHRIEHILECNGAFWDGSEETAGHSQQTQDISFNILQPYPEGDLQGLYPELTIDPLVPSDL, from the coding sequence ATGAAACAGCTGAATAAGCTCATTGATCATGTTGCCAATCGTGTGAACATCAATCTGCGCGAGCCCCTCGTGGATGTCCGTCCTTACATCAAGGATTTGCTCCCCGAGGATAGCTTTGCCCTCTACTACGCATTCTATTCCCTGACCAACACTCATCCGCTTATGTTCAACTTCCGCCATTCCAGTATCGGCGGAACTTATTTCCTTGGTAAATGCAAGGTGAACCACTCCATTCTTTATAAGAGTGACATCCGTGGTGACGAGTTGAAGAGGAAAGGGAGCATTGTCGAGATTAACGGGCAGAAGATCAAACTCCGCGATGATGAAGTCATTAAGATTCGCGACAGTTTTTTGATGAAAACACTTGTCCACAACAACTCTCATGATCCTGAAAATCTTGAGTGTTTCAAAATCTCAAACACAGTATCCCTGCATTACGCAAACATCCACGGAACTTCAGTTGAAGGCTGCTTTCTTGAGCCTTTCTCATCTGTGGACCTCTCTATCTGCCACGACTGCGCAGTAGGTGCATACTCCTACGTGCAGGCAGGTGAGCTATCCCATAAACGCATCAAACCAGGCCGGGTATGGGTCAAGTCCGATGGAGCGTTTGAATTCAATTACCAGTTCCCGAAAGAAGTCCTTTCCAAATACATTCGTATGGAAAACAACAGACCCAAAGGAATTTTTATGGATTTCTTTGACGAGCGTAAAGAAGACTTCGTGCCCATCTATTCTTCAGTTAAGCCTGAGGCGCTGGTTTTTGTCCCCGACGGAGCTTCCGTAAGCCCTTACGCAGTTATCAAGGGTAATTGCAAAGTAGCCAAGAATGTTCTCGTGGCTCAAAGGGCCTACATTGAAAACTCCGATCTCGGCCCCGGTGCGAATGCACAGGAAAACTGTTACATTATCAATTCTGAATACGAAGGCAATGATGTTACCGCCCACGGCGGCAAGGTCATCTACTGCTGTCTCGGCAAGCAGGTCTTCGTTGGTTTTAATTCTTTTCTCAATGGTAAAGAGAATGCTAAAATTGAAATCGGCTCCGGATCGATTATAATGCCTCACACTATAATCGATTCATCAGAGCCTATTAAAATACCGGACAATTCTCTTGTCTGGGGCTATGTAAGCAAACAGGAAGATCTCGAAATGCACTCGATCCTACTTTCTGATTTCGCTGCCATTAAGGGACAGTTCCGCCTCGGTAATCTGACCTTTGAAGGCATCGGATCCAAGTTTGTTGACGGCTTCAGGCACCGCATCGAACATATTCTGGAATGCAACGGTGCGTTCTGGGACGGTTCTGAAGAAACAGCGGGCCATTCCCAGCAGACTCAGGACATATCCTTTAATATCCTTCAGCCTTATCCTGAAGGAGATTTGCAGGGACTTTATCCGGAATTGACAATCGACCCGCTGGTTCCCAGTGATCTTTAA
- a CDS encoding SLC13 family permease encodes MSAEIATKPGFDFKRMFFLLLGISLFAIVYYCPAWPDAIDPGGQHFVLSKEAKGAIGVFLLAGTWWVFEVVPIGVTSLAIGVLQAMFFIRPAKVAFKDFMDPSVLFIFASIMIGLVFTKTGLTKRLAYKMLIIVGEKTSRIYLGVFVVTALLTHVMAHTAVAATVYPLLLAIYSLYGEGDKPTKFGKGLFIGMAFVAGAGSIVTLLGAARGAVAIGFYNQILGKDITFFELTYYMAPIGWAMVFLLWGFFMVFLKPEKDVIPGLREKARELNDRMGPLSRDEKLAAVLVGGVIVIMSLRSFIPELKAIDKTSIILISSISFFVFNILDINDLEDIPWNIILLFAGAMSIGFCLWDTGAAKWMAVNWLILFQESSGFVFIMSIAFFVMIMTNFIMNVAAIAISLPVALVIAPYLGVAPEVILFAALVVAGMPFLLLVGAAPNAIAYDSKQFTTGEFFMYGVPASILLMVVTGIFVKFIWPLMGMPVSLPG; translated from the coding sequence ATGAGTGCTGAAATTGCAACTAAGCCCGGATTTGATTTCAAGAGGATGTTCTTCCTGCTGCTGGGAATATCCCTTTTCGCCATTGTCTACTATTGTCCGGCATGGCCGGATGCAATTGATCCCGGCGGGCAGCATTTTGTTTTATCCAAAGAAGCTAAAGGTGCCATCGGCGTCTTCCTTCTGGCGGGTACGTGGTGGGTGTTTGAAGTAGTCCCTATCGGGGTGACCTCCCTGGCCATCGGCGTGTTGCAGGCCATGTTTTTCATCCGTCCGGCCAAGGTGGCCTTTAAGGATTTTATGGACCCTTCAGTCCTTTTTATCTTTGCTTCCATCATGATCGGTCTTGTCTTCACAAAAACCGGACTGACCAAGCGTCTGGCCTATAAGATGCTTATTATCGTCGGTGAAAAGACCAGCCGAATTTATCTGGGTGTATTCGTTGTAACCGCACTGTTGACCCATGTTATGGCTCACACCGCTGTTGCTGCGACCGTTTACCCGTTGCTGCTGGCCATTTATTCCCTCTACGGGGAAGGTGATAAGCCCACCAAGTTCGGTAAGGGCCTTTTTATCGGCATGGCTTTTGTGGCCGGTGCCGGATCTATCGTAACCCTGCTCGGAGCAGCGCGCGGAGCAGTAGCTATCGGGTTTTACAACCAGATTCTTGGCAAGGATATCACCTTTTTTGAACTCACTTATTATATGGCACCGATAGGCTGGGCCATGGTCTTTCTGCTTTGGGGATTCTTCATGGTTTTTCTGAAGCCGGAAAAGGACGTTATCCCCGGTCTGCGTGAAAAGGCCAGAGAGCTTAATGATCGGATGGGGCCGCTTTCCCGTGATGAAAAGCTTGCTGCGGTCCTCGTCGGCGGAGTTATCGTGATCATGAGCCTGCGGTCTTTTATTCCTGAATTGAAGGCCATCGATAAGACTTCCATTATTCTGATCTCATCTATTTCATTCTTTGTTTTCAATATTCTCGACATCAATGATCTTGAAGATATTCCCTGGAATATCATTTTGCTCTTCGCGGGTGCCATGTCCATCGGCTTTTGTCTCTGGGATACCGGCGCGGCGAAGTGGATGGCGGTCAATTGGCTGATCCTTTTTCAGGAATCAAGCGGATTTGTTTTCATTATGTCCATCGCCTTTTTTGTAATGATTATGACCAACTTTATCATGAACGTGGCGGCGATAGCCATATCGCTCCCGGTGGCTCTGGTTATCGCGCCTTACCTTGGCGTGGCTCCGGAAGTGATCCTCTTTGCAGCCCTTGTTGTTGCCGGTATGCCCTTCCTTCTCCTTGTCGGTGCGGCTCCCAACGCAATCGCTTACGATTCCAAGCAGTTCACTACCGGGGAGTTCTTTATGTACGGTGTCCCCGCAAGTATTCTGCTTATGGTTGTAACCGGCATTTTTGTTAAGTTTATATGGCCCCTTATGGGTATGCCTGTAAGCTTGCCGGGTTAG
- the nhaB gene encoding sodium/proton antiporter NhaB → MPKTMSQALQKNLLGNSPGWYKLTIIGFLVFNPILLATAGPFITGWVLIGEFIFTLAMALKCYPLPAGGLLAIEAVALGMTSPDTVYKETLHNFPVILLLMFMVAGIYFMKDMLQYVFTKILTKIKSKVVISLLFCFAGAFLSAFLDALTVTAVIIAVAYGFYGIYHRFASTGKCTITDDSLLKGDCVDHLAEFRGFLRNLLMHGAVGTALGGVCTIVGEPQNLLIGHVMEWHFMEFFLKVAPVSMPVLAVGLLTCLMLEVTGIFGYGFQLPQNVREILEEEARKNDEEMSLKKKAALFTQACAAVFLILALALHLAEVGLIGLAIIVALTALNGITEEHQIGHAFEEALPFTALLVVFFAIVAVIHDQHLFAPIIHYVLALEGKVQLAAYYLANGVLSMISDNVFVATVYISETLKAFQEGIIDRQQFDLLAVAINTGTNIPSVATPNGQAAFLFLLTSAIAPLIRLSYGEMVKLAFPYTVTMSITGLAAVWYFL, encoded by the coding sequence GTGCCCAAAACTATGTCACAGGCGTTGCAGAAGAACCTACTTGGTAATTCTCCCGGCTGGTACAAACTGACTATTATCGGCTTTCTGGTGTTCAACCCCATTCTTCTGGCTACAGCCGGACCGTTTATTACCGGATGGGTGCTGATCGGTGAATTTATTTTCACTCTGGCCATGGCTCTCAAATGTTATCCTCTGCCCGCAGGCGGGCTGCTCGCCATTGAGGCAGTGGCTCTGGGAATGACTTCCCCGGATACTGTGTACAAGGAAACCCTGCACAATTTCCCGGTTATTCTGCTGCTGATGTTCATGGTTGCAGGTATCTATTTTATGAAAGACATGCTGCAGTATGTTTTCACCAAGATACTGACCAAAATTAAATCCAAGGTCGTTATTTCTTTACTGTTCTGTTTCGCAGGCGCATTCCTGTCCGCATTCCTTGATGCGTTGACGGTTACAGCGGTTATTATCGCCGTCGCCTACGGTTTTTACGGGATTTATCACCGGTTTGCCTCTACGGGTAAATGTACAATTACCGATGATTCATTGCTTAAAGGCGATTGTGTCGATCACCTTGCCGAATTCCGCGGTTTCTTAAGAAATCTGCTTATGCACGGCGCTGTTGGTACTGCTCTCGGCGGGGTATGCACCATTGTCGGTGAGCCGCAGAACCTGCTCATCGGGCACGTAATGGAATGGCACTTTATGGAATTCTTCCTTAAAGTCGCCCCTGTTTCCATGCCCGTTCTGGCCGTAGGATTACTGACCTGTCTCATGCTGGAAGTCACCGGTATTTTCGGGTACGGTTTTCAGCTGCCGCAGAATGTAAGAGAAATTCTTGAAGAAGAGGCTCGCAAAAACGATGAGGAAATGAGCCTGAAGAAAAAGGCGGCCCTGTTTACTCAGGCCTGTGCTGCTGTCTTTCTGATTCTCGCACTGGCTCTGCATCTCGCAGAGGTCGGGCTGATCGGTCTGGCTATCATCGTTGCCCTGACCGCGCTTAACGGCATCACCGAAGAGCATCAGATCGGTCATGCATTTGAAGAGGCTCTGCCTTTTACCGCTTTGCTGGTTGTTTTCTTCGCTATTGTGGCGGTAATTCACGATCAGCATCTTTTCGCCCCGATCATTCACTATGTGCTTGCTTTGGAAGGTAAAGTTCAGCTGGCGGCATACTACCTTGCCAACGGCGTGCTTTCCATGATTTCGGATAATGTGTTCGTCGCAACCGTATATATTTCCGAAACCCTGAAGGCATTTCAGGAAGGCATTATCGACCGTCAGCAGTTCGATCTGCTCGCAGTTGCCATTAACACCGGAACCAATATCCCCAGTGTCGCAACTCCTAACGGTCAGGCCGCATTCCTGTTCCTGCTGACTTCCGCCATTGCGCCTCTGATCAGGCTTTCATATGGCGAAATGGTCAAGCTGGCCTTTCCCTACACGGTCACCATGTCTATTACCGGTCTTGCCGCTGTGTGGTACTTCCTGTAG
- a CDS encoding CBS domain-containing protein produces the protein MKNFKVKDLMIPVEEYNRVTKKTTLFEALLHLEQLDEEQKQLHPHRDLLVEDEEGNIVGKITMLDIFKHMEPAYFKMDNKHSPNSLNTDFVQKIYRDFNLWSEPLDSLCRKNAVATVEEIMHRPEGAEILDEDDSIDKALHAFVLGVHQPLLVRKNGRITGVIRLGDAFDKVRSAVLACEGDIA, from the coding sequence GTGAAAAATTTTAAAGTTAAAGATTTGATGATCCCTGTTGAAGAATACAACCGGGTTACAAAGAAAACCACTTTGTTTGAAGCATTGCTGCATCTTGAGCAGCTTGATGAAGAGCAGAAGCAACTGCATCCGCATCGAGATCTGCTGGTGGAGGATGAAGAAGGAAACATTGTAGGCAAGATCACCATGCTGGATATTTTCAAGCATATGGAGCCGGCTTATTTTAAAATGGATAACAAACACTCTCCCAATTCCTTGAACACGGATTTTGTTCAAAAGATTTATCGCGATTTTAACCTTTGGTCCGAGCCTCTAGACAGCTTGTGCCGCAAGAATGCGGTAGCGACAGTTGAAGAGATTATGCATAGGCCCGAAGGGGCGGAAATTCTTGATGAAGACGACTCCATCGATAAGGCCCTGCACGCTTTTGTGCTAGGTGTTCACCAGCCCCTGCTGGTCAGGAAAAATGGTCGTATCACCGGGGTTATTCGCCTCGGCGATGCCTTTGACAAAGTTAGAAGTGCTGTCCTCGCTTGCGAGGGCGATATAGCCTAA
- a CDS encoding TatD family hydrolase produces MAKKKKKRALPQSVGINIPGVETHAHLDLEEFREDLPEVLARAKECGVDKIGNVFLGPQAYHANKDLFENHPEIFFLMGVHPNDSDKFCEEDIESMREAFKADPRLKGVGEIGLDFYWERVPHDVQKEVFRKQLKMAEELNLPVIIHSRDAHAETLEVLEDFGWSGKPLLWHCFGGETETAQRIIEHGWYISIPGPVTYKKNELVQEAVKSIPLDRMVLETDCPFLPPEPWRGKRNEPAFIVFTAAKVAELKGMETNELWKACSENAHRFFNL; encoded by the coding sequence ATGGCTAAGAAAAAGAAAAAAAGAGCCCTGCCCCAAAGTGTGGGCATCAATATTCCCGGTGTGGAAACCCATGCCCATTTGGATCTGGAAGAATTCCGTGAAGACCTGCCGGAAGTGCTGGCAAGAGCCAAAGAATGCGGAGTCGATAAAATCGGCAACGTCTTTCTGGGACCGCAAGCCTACCACGCGAACAAAGATCTTTTCGAAAATCACCCGGAAATATTTTTTCTGATGGGCGTACATCCCAATGATTCCGACAAATTCTGTGAAGAAGACATCGAATCCATGCGTGAAGCGTTCAAAGCCGATCCGCGTTTGAAAGGCGTAGGCGAGATCGGTCTGGATTTTTACTGGGAACGTGTTCCGCACGATGTGCAGAAAGAAGTTTTCCGCAAGCAGCTCAAGATGGCGGAAGAGCTGAACCTTCCGGTAATAATCCACAGCCGCGATGCCCATGCCGAAACCCTTGAAGTACTGGAAGATTTCGGCTGGTCCGGTAAACCGCTGCTCTGGCATTGCTTCGGTGGTGAGACTGAAACAGCGCAGCGCATTATTGAACACGGCTGGTATATTTCCATTCCCGGCCCTGTTACATATAAAAAGAATGAACTTGTACAGGAAGCAGTGAAATCCATCCCGCTAGACCGCATGGTGCTGGAAACGGACTGCCCGTTCCTGCCACCGGAGCCATGGCGCGGGAAACGCAACGAACCGGCGTTTATCGTTTTCACTGCCGCCAAAGTTGCAGAGCTAAAAGGCATGGAAACAAATGAGTTATGGAAAGCCTGTTCAGAAAACGCCCACCGCTTTTTTAATTTATAG
- a CDS encoding sigma-54 interaction domain-containing protein: MEQEFLLPDLLNKVPVGVAVLDIEGRVRLVNRAWQTLTGADPDAMQGLKCYLGLRCDYCFKGCPVMADKADFQTVSVDADIIDRTRTKIPIRLNLSPIVNSDKVISGYVETIQDIRQVAELSISASKAYSLGGMIGTSPEIVKVFNMVPSIAGTDSSVLITGETGTGKDVLAEAIHNASDRAGAPFIKVNCGALPETLLESELFGHVKGAFTGANEDRPGRIKLAHNGSFFLTEIGDLPLSLQVKLLSFLDDKIVYPLGSTRGFNADVRVIVATHRDLKKMVQEKTFRSDLLFRLNVVHLHLPPLRERGEDILLLKNHFLMNYCSRFNKKISGFSRNAAKILSAYHYPGNVRELRNIVEYAVNFCDRDVIRSSHLPAYLTEQDIMRSVAEIPQPERERAAPAEYRSPESWGEAEKQLIMGALVKCAGRKGEAADLLGWSRSTLWRKMNKHSISG, encoded by the coding sequence ATGGAACAGGAATTTCTGCTGCCGGACCTTTTGAACAAGGTTCCTGTAGGAGTTGCCGTGCTGGATATCGAGGGTCGGGTAAGGCTGGTCAATCGAGCATGGCAGACCCTGACCGGCGCTGATCCCGATGCCATGCAGGGGTTGAAATGTTATCTCGGGCTGCGCTGTGATTATTGCTTCAAAGGCTGTCCGGTCATGGCTGATAAGGCCGATTTTCAGACGGTTTCAGTTGATGCCGATATTATTGACCGCACACGGACTAAAATTCCCATCCGGCTGAATCTTTCGCCTATCGTGAACAGCGACAAGGTTATCTCCGGATATGTGGAAACAATTCAGGATATCCGGCAGGTTGCGGAGTTAAGCATCTCGGCCAGCAAGGCATATTCATTGGGAGGCATGATCGGCACAAGCCCGGAAATCGTCAAGGTTTTCAATATGGTCCCTTCCATAGCGGGGACGGATTCTTCCGTTCTTATCACCGGGGAAACAGGGACCGGTAAAGATGTTCTCGCCGAGGCGATTCATAATGCTTCCGACCGTGCAGGAGCGCCGTTTATCAAGGTAAATTGCGGGGCGTTGCCGGAAACACTGCTGGAGTCGGAACTTTTCGGGCATGTTAAGGGCGCCTTTACCGGAGCCAATGAAGATCGCCCCGGACGGATTAAGCTGGCCCATAACGGCTCTTTCTTCTTGACTGAGATCGGCGATCTGCCGCTGTCTCTACAGGTAAAATTGCTTTCATTTCTGGATGATAAGATTGTATATCCCCTTGGGAGTACCCGCGGCTTTAATGCTGATGTACGGGTTATTGTCGCTACCCACCGCGATCTGAAGAAAATGGTTCAAGAGAAAACATTTCGTTCAGACCTGCTTTTCCGGTTAAACGTGGTGCACTTGCATCTGCCGCCTCTGCGTGAACGTGGCGAGGACATTCTGCTGCTTAAGAATCATTTCCTTATGAATTACTGCAGTAGGTTCAATAAAAAGATATCAGGATTTTCCAGAAATGCGGCGAAAATATTATCTGCCTACCACTATCCCGGCAATGTGCGCGAACTGCGTAACATAGTGGAGTATGCCGTTAATTTTTGTGATCGTGATGTTATCCGCTCCAGCCATTTGCCGGCTTATCTTACAGAGCAGGATATCATGCGTTCGGTTGCGGAAATTCCGCAACCAGAGCGCGAGCGGGCAGCTCCGGCTGAATACAGATCACCGGAAAGCTGGGGTGAGGCGGAAAAGCAGTTGATCATGGGCGCTTTGGTCAAATGCGCTGGACGTAAAGGAGAAGCGGCTGATCTTCTCGGCTGGTCCCGCTCTACTCTCTGGCGTAAAATGAATAAACACTCCATCAGTGGATAG
- a CDS encoding response regulator, with protein sequence MKIMIVEKDSEFREHLVLRLRKEGLQVTESGSLDEAEKLISVDGLDGIVLGLSGFGRSSLKFMKDISAIVPDLKVVLINRHNMIPLSIEAMNLGACAEISVPVDIAALVKNLRKVCA encoded by the coding sequence ATGAAAATAATGATTGTTGAAAAAGACTCGGAATTTCGTGAGCACCTTGTTCTGCGCCTCAGGAAGGAAGGATTGCAGGTGACTGAATCCGGATCACTGGACGAAGCTGAAAAATTAATCAGCGTTGATGGCCTGGACGGTATCGTGCTGGGCCTGTCCGGATTCGGCCGGAGTTCACTGAAATTCATGAAAGACATTTCAGCAATTGTTCCTGATTTGAAAGTTGTTCTAATCAATAGGCACAATATGATTCCGCTTTCCATAGAGGCTATGAATCTTGGAGCATGTGCTGAAATTTCAGTTCCGGTGGATATTGCCGCATTGGTCAAAAACCTGCGTAAAGTATGCGCATAG
- a CDS encoding MASE1 domain-containing protein, translating to MSESGQVILENIAVAAVYWGISYLNWLIFRGVGVLPMPVWPAAAIAIIAALYRGWAIAPGIAVGTILANHFLLGASWPFSCCISIMNTLGPILGAMLIKRKSGGRVFFGTPGNIAFGIVVGIVFVPLLTAFGGVGSKYMFGLVTDDKVFTSIIRWAMAHGLGTFFFGIPVLAWLQSRGRHEL from the coding sequence ATGTCTGAAAGCGGGCAGGTCATATTAGAAAATATAGCCGTGGCGGCAGTATATTGGGGAATATCATACCTTAACTGGCTGATTTTCCGCGGTGTAGGTGTTTTGCCTATGCCGGTATGGCCGGCGGCCGCAATCGCGATTATTGCCGCTTTATATCGAGGCTGGGCCATTGCTCCGGGCATTGCAGTCGGCACCATTCTGGCCAATCATTTTTTATTGGGTGCTTCGTGGCCTTTCTCTTGCTGCATCTCGATTATGAATACCTTGGGACCGATTCTGGGAGCAATGTTGATTAAAAGGAAAAGCGGCGGAAGGGTCTTTTTCGGAACCCCCGGAAATATTGCTTTCGGAATAGTTGTCGGGATTGTGTTTGTTCCGTTGCTGACGGCATTCGGCGGCGTGGGCAGCAAATATATGTTTGGTCTGGTCACTGATGATAAAGTCTTCACTTCAATCATCCGCTGGGCGATGGCTCATGGTTTGGGGACCTTCTTTTTCGGTATTCCCGTTTTAGCCTGGCTGCAAAGCAGAGGTAGACATGAATTATAG
- a CDS encoding glycosyltransferase family 1 protein: MRTYIFIPPVRKPTGGITVFCQIASILARHGKDVQLVMREKGSWMPTLAEGYPAPVHWDEVSLKPEDIWLVPEGWVNSLAPGLNAGARCVVYCQNWAYLFSSLPEGVSWAGLPVSFLAVSHPVQWFMQQTVKTTSPILRPGIDTDLFHAPEKKPSGKIRIAYMPRKNKAMVSQIKSIFESRNPGSAVRWVEIAGMDAEGVAQTLRSCHIFLASGFPEGFSLPPLEALASGCIPVGFSGFGGWDYMRQLEGATFEPWWPLREVPWSGNGFWSADADVLDAAFNLERALSLWRDGGPLLDSALEAGQQTIRSYTIKEQEKAVLNIWDNF; the protein is encoded by the coding sequence ATGAGAACATACATATTCATACCTCCGGTTCGCAAACCGACCGGGGGAATCACGGTTTTTTGTCAGATTGCATCAATCCTCGCCCGTCACGGTAAGGATGTTCAGCTTGTCATGCGTGAAAAGGGCAGTTGGATGCCGACGCTTGCTGAAGGATACCCCGCCCCCGTGCACTGGGACGAAGTAAGCCTTAAACCGGAAGATATATGGCTTGTACCCGAGGGGTGGGTAAACAGTCTGGCACCGGGGCTTAACGCCGGGGCAAGATGTGTCGTTTACTGTCAGAACTGGGCCTATCTGTTTTCTTCCCTGCCGGAAGGGGTTTCATGGGCAGGTCTTCCTGTTTCCTTTCTGGCTGTTTCCCATCCGGTACAATGGTTTATGCAGCAAACAGTAAAAACAACTTCCCCCATTCTGCGTCCGGGCATCGATACCGATCTGTTTCATGCACCTGAGAAAAAGCCCTCCGGCAAGATTCGCATCGCCTACATGCCGCGCAAGAACAAAGCGATGGTCAGCCAGATTAAATCTATTTTTGAATCACGCAATCCCGGCTCAGCGGTCAGGTGGGTGGAAATTGCCGGAATGGATGCCGAAGGCGTGGCCCAAACACTGCGCTCCTGCCATATCTTCCTTGCCTCAGGTTTCCCGGAAGGCTTTTCGTTGCCGCCCCTTGAAGCCCTTGCATCCGGCTGCATACCTGTCGGGTTTTCCGGTTTCGGCGGCTGGGATTATATGCGCCAGCTTGAAGGAGCTACCTTCGAGCCATGGTGGCCGCTGCGTGAAGTCCCATGGTCCGGCAACGGTTTCTGGTCTGCGGATGCGGACGTACTTGACGCGGCTTTCAATCTGGAAAGAGCCCTCAGTCTATGGCGCGACGGCGGCCCCCTTCTTGACAGCGCTCTGGAAGCAGGGCAACAGACCATCCGTTCATATACGATAAAAGAACAGGAAAAAGCTGTTTTGAATATCTGGGACAATTTTTAA